The following are from one region of the Vibrio parahaemolyticus genome:
- the alr gene encoding alanine racemase, with amino-acid sequence MRLKKTLLSIAIAAATFTPAMHSIAAPLQLQTTLDQESQIQSSNTWLEIDLGQFKQNIEQFKSHMNDQTKICAVMKADAYGNGIAGLMPTIIEQQIPCVAIASNAEAQVVRDSGFKGQLMRVRSAEIGEIEGALDLNVEELIGTLDQAKAIAALSKKANKTVKVHLALNDGGMGRNGIDMTTENGKKEALAIAKQSGVEIVGIMTHFPNYNAEEVRAKLGSFKESSAWLIEEANLKREDILLHVANSYTALNVPEAQLDMVRPGGVLYGDLPTNLEYPSIVSFKTRVASLHHLPKNSTVGYDSSFTTTKESVMANLPVGYSDGYPRKMGNTADVLINGQRAKVVGVTSMNTTMIDVSDIKGVKPGSEVVLFGNQKSQTINAAEIEKNADVIFPELYTIWGTSNPRVYVK; translated from the coding sequence ATGCGCCTTAAGAAAACTCTTCTTTCTATTGCCATTGCTGCAGCAACGTTCACCCCTGCTATGCATTCAATCGCAGCTCCACTCCAGCTTCAAACGACGTTAGACCAAGAGAGTCAAATTCAATCATCCAACACTTGGCTAGAAATCGATTTAGGTCAGTTTAAGCAAAACATCGAGCAGTTTAAGTCACACATGAATGACCAGACTAAAATCTGTGCGGTGATGAAAGCTGACGCCTATGGCAACGGTATCGCAGGCTTAATGCCAACTATCATAGAACAGCAAATTCCTTGCGTAGCGATCGCAAGTAATGCAGAAGCACAAGTTGTGCGAGACAGCGGCTTTAAAGGTCAATTAATGCGTGTTCGCTCAGCAGAGATTGGCGAAATTGAAGGTGCACTTGATCTTAATGTTGAAGAGCTAATCGGCACGCTTGATCAAGCAAAAGCGATCGCTGCACTCTCTAAAAAAGCAAACAAGACAGTCAAAGTTCACCTTGCGCTTAACGACGGCGGCATGGGTCGTAACGGCATTGACATGACGACAGAAAACGGCAAAAAAGAAGCCCTTGCGATTGCTAAGCAATCTGGCGTTGAGATTGTCGGTATCATGACGCACTTCCCGAATTACAACGCAGAAGAAGTACGCGCGAAACTTGGCTCATTCAAAGAAAGCTCGGCATGGCTAATTGAAGAAGCGAATCTAAAACGCGAAGACATTCTTCTGCACGTAGCAAACTCGTACACAGCGCTTAACGTACCAGAAGCTCAACTTGATATGGTCCGTCCTGGTGGTGTGCTTTACGGTGATCTACCAACTAACCTTGAATACCCTTCTATCGTGTCTTTCAAAACACGCGTAGCATCACTGCACCACCTACCGAAAAACAGCACTGTGGGTTACGACAGCAGCTTTACAACCACTAAAGAAAGCGTAATGGCGAACCTTCCTGTCGGTTACTCTGACGGTTACCCAAGAAAAATGGGCAATACAGCAGACGTGCTGATCAATGGTCAACGTGCAAAAGTGGTTGGCGTAACGTCAATGAATACAACAATGATCGACGTTTCCGATATCAAAGGCGTGAAGCCGGGTTCTGAGGTCGTTCTGTTCGGCAACCAAAAATCTCAAACCATCAATGCCGCAGAAATCGAGAAGAACGCCGACGTGATCTTCCCAGAACTTTACACCATTTGGGGCACATCAAACCCTCGCGTGTACGTGAAGTAA